In Streptococcus mitis, the DNA window AGATAAAAACCAGAGATAACGAACCGCTACTGCCGCCACTGGAGCTTCTAACCCAATATGATTCAAGATTGGTGGTGCCAAGAAAAGTACCATCCCCAGCAAGACCACAGATAGACCCAAGGCCAAATAGATGAACTGGTAAAAATCAGATGTAACTTCTTCCTTTTTGCCTCGACCAAGATGGTGACCAATGATAGGTACCAAGGCTGACACAATTCCTGTTAGGAATGTAAAGAAAGGATTCCAGATACTGGTTGCCATAGACACACCAGCCAAGTCCATGGTATTGTATTGACCTGTCATAGTCGTATCAACAAAGGAGGCAGAATAATTTGCAAATTGATAAATCAGGATAGGGAAAAATATCTTTAAAAATAAGATAAATTTGTCTTTAAAATGATAGGTTTGATACATATAGTCTCTCTATTTTTCTAGTTTATAGAGCAGACTCCCACCTAGTTTTGATAGACAATTTGTCCCTTACAGATGGTATATTTAACCTGCCCTTTTAAGGTTTCACCGATGAATGGTGAATTAGCTGCTTTCGAAGCAAAATGGGAGTTCACAAGGCGGTCAGCCTTAGCATCAAAAATAGTGATGTCCGCTGGACCATTCTCAGCCAAGTAACCTGCTTCAAAGTTGTAAAGCTTGGCTGGGTTGTAGGTCATCTTTTCTAGTAATTCCATCAAGGTCAACTCCCCAGCTTCAACCAAATAAGTCAATCCGAGGGAAAGAGATGTTTCTAAGCCAGTCATGCCAGATGGTGCCTTGGTAATATCCTCAACGTTTTTTTCATCCGCATGGTGAGGCGCGTGGTCAGTTGCGATAACTGTGATGATGCCTGATTTGAGACCTTCGATAACAGCACGACGGTCTGATTCCAAACGAAGTGGCGGATTCATCTTAGCATTGCTTCCTTGTGTCAAAAGAAGTGCTTCTGTCTTAGAGAAATGCTGTGGCGCTACTTCTGCTGTTACTTGCGCTCCCAATCCTTGAGCAAACTCCACTACTTTAACACTTTCTTCCTTCGACAAATGCTGGATATGAACATGAGCCTTTGTTGCATAGGCAATCATGACATCACGCGCCATCATAGCATACTCAGCCACCCCAGTAGCACCGCAGATATGGAAATGTTCTTTAGCAATGTTTTCATTAAACCCAAGAACACCGTTCAATCCTGGATCTTCCTCATGGAGACTGATAAAGGTATTAAGTTTCTTAGCTTCTTCCATAGCTGCCTTAACCACTTTGCTGCTTTCAAGAGGAATACCGTCATCAGAGAAACCAACCGCACCTGCTTCTAAGAGTGCCTTAAAGTCAGTCAAATCTTGGCCATTAAAGTTCTTAGTAATGGTCGCAACTGTCTTGACATTGATTTTTTCCTTGGCAGCTGACTGGAGAACTTCTTTCAGGGTTTCTACATCTGAAATGGTTGG includes these proteins:
- a CDS encoding dihydroorotase; this encodes MLLIKNGRVMDPKSSLDQVCDVLVQDGKIVKIAPEIKEEGADVLDATGLVVAPGLVDIHVHFREPGQTHKEDIHTGALAAAAGGFTTVVMMANTSPTISDVETLKEVLQSAAKEKINVKTVATITKNFNGQDLTDFKALLEAGAVGFSDDGIPLESSKVVKAAMEEAKKLNTFISLHEEDPGLNGVLGFNENIAKEHFHICGATGVAEYAMMARDVMIAYATKAHVHIQHLSKEESVKVVEFAQGLGAQVTAEVAPQHFSKTEALLLTQGSNAKMNPPLRLESDRRAVIEGLKSGIITVIATDHAPHHADEKNVEDITKAPSGMTGLETSLSLGLTYLVEAGELTLMELLEKMTYNPAKLYNFEAGYLAENGPADITIFDAKADRLVNSHFASKAANSPFIGETLKGQVKYTICKGQIVYQN